In the genome of Nonlabens sp. MB-3u-79, one region contains:
- the ahcY gene encoding adenosylhomocysteinase — translation MSTKTVPYVPYKVKDMSLAEYGRLEIELAEAEMPGLMSLREEFKEEQPLKGARIAGCLHMTIQTAVLIETLVALGADVTWSSCNIFSTQDHAAAAIAAAGIPVYAWKGMNEEEFNWCIEQTLFFGEDRKQLNMILDDGGDLTNMVFDQFPELAKGINGLSEETTTGVHRLYERMKNGTLVMPAINVNDSVTKSKFDNKYGCRESAVDAVRRATDTMLAGKRVVVCGYGDVGKGTASSFKGAGSIVTVTEIDPICALQAVMDGFEVKKLENVVGNADIVITTTGNKDIIRGEHFKSMRDKVIVCNIGHFDNEIDVAFLNNNYGNTKVEIKPQVDKYTIDGKDIILLAEGRLVNLGCATGHPSFVMSNSFTNQTLAQMELWNNRDAYENEVYMLPKHLDEKVAALHLERMGAELTELKKDQADYIGVKVEGPYKPEYYRY, via the coding sequence ATGAGCACTAAAACAGTTCCTTACGTACCTTATAAAGTAAAAGACATGTCTCTTGCAGAGTATGGTCGTCTAGAAATAGAATTAGCCGAAGCAGAGATGCCTGGCTTGATGTCATTGAGAGAAGAATTCAAAGAAGAGCAGCCACTTAAAGGGGCACGTATCGCTGGATGTCTTCACATGACTATACAAACTGCCGTATTAATTGAAACACTTGTTGCTTTAGGAGCAGACGTTACTTGGTCTTCTTGTAATATTTTCTCTACACAAGATCACGCTGCTGCTGCTATAGCTGCTGCAGGAATTCCTGTTTATGCTTGGAAAGGTATGAATGAAGAGGAATTCAATTGGTGTATCGAGCAAACGCTCTTCTTCGGTGAGGATCGCAAGCAGTTGAACATGATTTTAGATGATGGGGGAGATTTAACCAATATGGTTTTTGACCAGTTTCCAGAATTAGCTAAAGGAATCAATGGGCTGTCTGAAGAGACCACTACGGGAGTACACAGACTGTATGAGCGTATGAAGAATGGAACACTGGTAATGCCAGCCATTAACGTAAATGATTCTGTAACTAAATCTAAATTTGATAACAAATACGGTTGTCGCGAGAGTGCTGTAGATGCTGTACGTCGTGCTACAGATACCATGCTTGCTGGTAAGCGTGTTGTCGTTTGTGGTTATGGTGATGTAGGAAAAGGAACTGCTTCTTCTTTTAAAGGTGCTGGATCTATAGTTACAGTTACTGAAATTGACCCTATTTGTGCTTTACAAGCGGTAATGGATGGTTTTGAAGTAAAGAAATTAGAGAATGTAGTAGGAAATGCAGACATCGTTATTACCACTACTGGTAACAAAGACATTATACGTGGGGAACACTTTAAGTCTATGAGAGATAAAGTAATCGTTTGTAATATCGGTCACTTTGACAATGAGATAGATGTAGCTTTCCTTAACAACAACTACGGAAACACTAAAGTAGAGATCAAGCCACAGGTAGACAAGTATACTATTGATGGTAAAGACATCATACTTCTTGCTGAAGGTCGTCTCGTTAATTTAGGTTGTGCAACGGGTCACCCTAGTTTTGTAATGAGTAATTCATTTACCAATCAGACGCTAGCTCAAATGGAACTTTGGAACAATAGAGATGCTTATGAGAATGAAGTGTATATGTTGCCTAAACATTTAGATGAGAAGGTGGCAGCGCTTCACTTAGAAAGAATGGGAGCAGAGCTTACAGAATTAAAGAAAGATCAAGCTGACTATATTGGTGTAAAAGTAGAAGGGCCATATAAGCCAGAATATTACAGGTATTAA
- a CDS encoding 4'-phosphopantetheinyl transferase family protein, whose product MPIFQTINNRENTQIFIWKITEPEAFLRAGIVLSENSVNRLSTMSSELHRRGFLSIRHLLKKAGYSDLDLYYSEHGKPHLTDHKYISITHSFEFTAIIISDVPIGVDIEKQRDKIKRIAPKFIGYEENFIASIEDPVKELTVVWGAKESMYKLYGHKGLGFKAHCLVEPFSMQSDQTVARIVFKDDHLKFDVFFKEVENFMLAYVIPSRNA is encoded by the coding sequence ATGCCAATTTTTCAAACCATTAACAACCGCGAGAACACTCAGATTTTTATCTGGAAAATCACGGAACCTGAAGCTTTTTTAAGAGCCGGCATAGTGTTGTCAGAAAACTCTGTGAATAGACTATCTACCATGAGCTCAGAATTGCACAGGCGTGGTTTTTTAAGTATCAGACACTTATTAAAAAAAGCGGGCTACAGCGATTTAGACCTCTATTATTCAGAGCATGGAAAACCTCACCTGACTGATCATAAGTATATTTCCATCACTCACAGTTTTGAGTTTACGGCTATTATTATCAGTGATGTTCCTATAGGAGTCGACATCGAGAAGCAGCGCGATAAAATAAAGCGCATCGCTCCTAAGTTTATAGGTTATGAAGAAAACTTCATTGCGTCCATAGAAGACCCCGTAAAAGAGCTTACGGTTGTTTGGGGAGCTAAGGAATCTATGTACAAACTCTACGGTCATAAAGGACTGGGTTTTAAAGCGCATTGTCTTGTAGAGCCTTTTAGCATGCAAAGCGATCAAACAGTGGCTCGCATTGTTTTTAAAGATGATCATCTAAAGTTTGACGTGTTTTTTAAAGAGGTAGAAAACTTTATGCTCGCCTACGTAATTCCTTCCCGCAATGCCTGA
- a CDS encoding geranylgeranylglyceryl/heptaprenylglyceryl phosphate synthase has translation MPELLKSIQQANRSLAVLIDPEKMELDAIEAFAKAIPLTLSSLKKKLQIDQFFFFVGGSTMENTDINQWIKKLKEHTDTAVVLFPGSPEQLSENADGLLFLSLLSGRNPEFLIAHQVAAAMQLKKTHLEVIPTGYLLIDGGKETAVQRVSKTVPLSQNHIQNIVNHAYAAALMGNQLIYLEAGSGAVKSVAAEIVREVSAQINVPLIVGGGLRTIAQIEAVYNAGAKIVVVGTAIEENINWNG, from the coding sequence ATGCCTGAGTTGCTCAAAAGTATACAACAAGCAAATCGCAGTCTTGCTGTATTGATTGATCCAGAAAAAATGGAGTTGGATGCGATTGAAGCTTTCGCGAAAGCGATACCTCTAACCCTCTCTTCTTTAAAAAAAAAGTTACAGATCGACCAATTTTTCTTCTTTGTAGGTGGCAGTACGATGGAAAACACAGACATTAATCAATGGATCAAAAAACTAAAAGAGCATACTGATACCGCTGTAGTTCTATTTCCTGGCTCCCCAGAGCAACTCTCTGAAAATGCCGACGGGCTATTATTTCTAAGCCTTCTTTCTGGGCGTAATCCAGAATTTTTGATAGCGCATCAAGTAGCCGCGGCAATGCAGTTAAAAAAAACACATCTAGAGGTTATTCCAACGGGCTATCTTTTGATCGATGGCGGTAAAGAAACAGCTGTACAACGCGTTTCTAAAACAGTGCCTTTATCTCAAAATCATATTCAAAATATTGTAAATCACGCTTATGCAGCTGCGTTAATGGGAAATCAATTGATCTATCTGGAGGCTGGAAGTGGTGCTGTGAAATCTGTTGCCGCAGAGATCGTGCGTGAAGTGAGTGCTCAAATAAATGTTCCGTTAATTGTAGGCGGTGGATTGAGAACTATAGCTCAAATAGAAGCAGTTTACAATGCTGGGGCAAAAATCGTGGTAGTAGGAACGGCAATTGAAGAGAATATCAATTGGAATGGCTAG
- the pnuC gene encoding nicotinamide riboside transporter PnuC, with protein sequence MEVVAFFFGQYSEYSTTHILLEATAIIASIISVLYSLKNNILVFPYGIISTGIFVYLLNEWNLLGDMIINIYYFVMSVYGWYVWTRKDENSQATPISITDRLDWLKSSAIFIGSGMFVYFVYWKFERFENWISYLDILTTSIAFVGMWLMALRKIEYWLVLLVANLISVPLYFYKGYGMTGLLFIFLSIIAWKGYQEWKKYLNKKPLKA encoded by the coding sequence ATGGAGGTTGTAGCGTTTTTTTTTGGACAGTATAGCGAGTACAGCACAACGCACATACTTCTAGAAGCGACTGCTATCATAGCGAGCATCATCAGCGTGCTCTATTCTTTAAAAAATAATATTCTCGTGTTTCCTTACGGGATCATCAGCACAGGAATATTTGTTTATTTATTAAATGAATGGAACTTGTTGGGTGATATGATCATCAATATATATTATTTTGTGATGAGTGTCTATGGCTGGTATGTTTGGACCAGAAAAGATGAAAACAGTCAAGCAACTCCTATTTCCATAACAGACCGCTTAGACTGGTTAAAGTCATCAGCAATATTTATAGGCTCTGGAATGTTTGTTTACTTCGTTTATTGGAAATTTGAAAGATTTGAAAACTGGATAAGCTATCTGGATATACTAACCACGAGCATTGCTTTTGTTGGTATGTGGTTAATGGCATTACGCAAGATTGAATACTGGTTGGTTTTACTAGTGGCTAACCTGATTTCAGTACCCTTATATTTTTATAAAGGTTATGGAATGACCGGACTTTTATTTATATTTCTCTCGATCATCGCCTGGAAAGGTTATCAAGAATGGAAAAAATACCTCAACAAAAAGCCTTTAAAGGCATAA
- a CDS encoding AAA family ATPase translates to MEKIPQQKAFKGIKIVLYGPESTGKSTLARQLTEHFETIKVDEYARQYLQEKLDQTGKVCDYADLVPIAIGQRKAENIASITAKNHLFCDTDALETYVYSLAYFDKAPVELEEAARKSDYDLYLLLDVDIPWVADDLRDRPKDRKEMLGRFEKGLLDFQKNYSKISGAGEERFKNAITAIKKLTDK, encoded by the coding sequence ATGGAAAAAATACCTCAACAAAAAGCCTTTAAAGGCATAAAAATCGTTCTCTATGGACCGGAGAGCACTGGTAAAAGCACCCTTGCTCGTCAGCTTACAGAACATTTTGAAACTATAAAAGTAGATGAATACGCACGTCAATACCTGCAAGAAAAGTTGGATCAAACTGGGAAGGTTTGTGACTATGCAGATTTAGTTCCCATAGCCATAGGACAAAGAAAAGCTGAAAACATTGCATCAATTACTGCAAAGAACCACCTCTTTTGCGATACCGATGCACTAGAAACCTATGTGTATTCTTTAGCCTATTTTGATAAAGCACCAGTAGAACTGGAAGAAGCTGCAAGAAAAAGCGATTATGACTTATATTTACTCCTAGATGTAGATATTCCATGGGTTGCAGACGATTTAAGGGATAGACCAAAAGACAGGAAAGAGATGTTAGGGCGTTTTGAAAAAGGACTCCTAGATTTCCAAAAAAATTATAGTAAAATTAGTGGCGCAGGAGAGGAGCGTTTCAAAAATGCCATCACCGCCATAAAAAAGCTAACAGACAAATGA
- a CDS encoding DUF4301 family protein, with the protein MKLTAIQEKQLQDKGISKETLEKQLYRFKNGFPGVILNRAATINDGIVPIKELDADTLISSYEASRDQLDIIKFVPASGAATRMFKFLHEFLNNFNQNKQSINSYINNNKANDLFTFLVGRRDLPFYDEVMESIKKKNSDWSTKSKIEKETIFVEEVLTSNGFNYASMPKGLVPFHKYKDHSATAFEEHLFEASAYASSNGKAKLHFTIAPAFEDAFAAEFDQIKKNIEEKTKTKYDITFSYQSPATDTLAVDLKDNPIVIEDGTLFFRPAGHGALINNLNQLDADLIFIKNIDNVTISSLKQETSHYKKLLAGYLLRLRTQAFEYLHILENNGVPDSTREEIEKFVTNQLSAVLPKDYYKYKTNYQLEHLYHQLDRPLRVCGMVKNEGEAGGGPFWVNNQRGELSVEIVETAQMNKNDQRQKKIAKEATHFNPVDLICNVRNHKGEKYDLTEYCDADTGFITYKSRHGKEIKAQELPGLWNGGMAYWNTIFVEVPLITFNPVKTVTDLLKSAHQLD; encoded by the coding sequence ATGAAACTAACCGCCATACAAGAAAAACAACTTCAGGATAAAGGAATTTCAAAAGAAACACTTGAAAAACAACTCTATCGTTTTAAAAATGGCTTTCCAGGAGTGATTTTGAATCGTGCCGCCACCATCAATGACGGGATCGTACCTATTAAAGAATTAGACGCCGACACCTTAATATCTAGTTATGAAGCCTCTAGAGATCAACTAGATATTATCAAATTTGTTCCTGCCAGTGGTGCCGCAACTCGCATGTTTAAATTTCTACATGAGTTTCTTAATAATTTCAATCAGAACAAACAGAGCATCAATAGTTATATCAATAATAACAAGGCAAATGATCTGTTTACTTTTCTGGTAGGAAGACGTGATTTACCGTTTTATGACGAAGTCATGGAGTCCATTAAAAAGAAAAACTCAGACTGGTCCACCAAATCAAAAATAGAAAAAGAAACGATTTTTGTCGAAGAAGTGCTCACGTCTAATGGCTTTAATTATGCTTCTATGCCCAAAGGACTTGTCCCTTTTCACAAATACAAAGACCACAGCGCTACGGCCTTTGAAGAACATCTCTTTGAAGCATCTGCCTACGCTTCCAGTAATGGAAAAGCCAAATTGCATTTTACGATTGCACCTGCTTTTGAAGATGCCTTTGCGGCAGAGTTTGATCAGATTAAAAAAAATATCGAAGAAAAGACCAAAACAAAATATGACATCACTTTTTCTTATCAATCACCAGCGACAGACACCCTAGCTGTAGATTTGAAGGATAATCCTATCGTTATTGAAGATGGCACTTTATTCTTCCGCCCGGCGGGACATGGAGCGCTGATCAACAATCTCAACCAGCTGGATGCAGATCTTATTTTCATCAAAAACATTGATAATGTAACGATCTCCAGTTTGAAACAAGAAACCTCCCATTACAAGAAACTTCTCGCGGGATACCTTTTACGCTTAAGAACTCAGGCTTTTGAATACTTACACATTTTAGAGAATAATGGTGTTCCAGATTCCACAAGGGAAGAAATTGAAAAGTTCGTGACGAATCAGTTATCTGCTGTGCTGCCTAAAGACTATTACAAATACAAAACCAATTACCAGCTTGAGCATCTTTACCATCAGCTAGACAGACCCTTACGTGTTTGTGGTATGGTGAAGAATGAGGGAGAGGCTGGCGGCGGCCCTTTCTGGGTGAACAATCAGCGTGGTGAGTTGTCTGTGGAGATCGTGGAAACAGCGCAAATGAACAAAAACGATCAACGACAGAAAAAAATTGCCAAAGAAGCCACTCACTTCAATCCTGTAGATCTTATTTGTAACGTACGCAATCATAAGGGAGAAAAATATGACCTGACTGAATACTGCGATGCGGATACCGGCTTTATCACTTACAAATCCCGACATGGTAAAGAAATCAAAGCTCAAGAGCTTCCCGGTTTGTGGAATGGAGGTATGGCTTATTGGAATACCATTTTTGTAGAAGTGCCTCTCATTACTTTTAATCCAGTAAAAACAGTGACCGATTTATTAAAATCAGCACATCAACTGGACTAA
- the arfB gene encoding alternative ribosome rescue aminoacyl-tRNA hydrolase ArfB produces the protein MNIELLHKEVIYKAVTSSGPGGQHVNKVATKIQLYFDVLNSLAFAKAEHERILTALSKQLTTEGVLQLNCQESRSQAKNKELAFKKLLATLSKASFVPKVRKKRIVPKAIKRKRLNDKKKHGEKKKDRNFKHQ, from the coding sequence ATGAATATAGAACTATTACATAAAGAAGTTATTTATAAGGCTGTTACCAGCAGTGGTCCAGGCGGGCAACACGTTAATAAAGTTGCCACAAAAATCCAATTGTATTTTGATGTTTTGAATAGTCTCGCTTTCGCGAAAGCGGAACACGAAAGAATCCTCACCGCATTATCAAAACAACTCACCACAGAAGGAGTCCTGCAACTCAACTGCCAAGAATCTAGAAGTCAAGCAAAAAATAAAGAACTAGCGTTTAAAAAACTGCTTGCAACACTTTCTAAGGCAAGCTTTGTACCTAAAGTACGCAAAAAAAGAATCGTTCCCAAAGCTATAAAACGCAAACGGCTCAACGATAAGAAAAAACACGGCGAAAAAAAGAAAGATCGCAATTTTAAACATCAATAA